A single Lycorma delicatula isolate Av1 chromosome 12, ASM4794821v1, whole genome shotgun sequence DNA region contains:
- the LOC142332746 gene encoding protein FAM200C-like produces the protein MSKKRQWNDKYVAYGFTCTTEKDGTQRPQCFLCSKRLSNSNLKPSKLLEHFNNLHGDEGAGHSMNSLKSKKARFDTSGTSLKLCQPAIQKPLIEASYQVAYLCAKKKKLHTIVEKLIKPYALIIAETVLDSEAHKKIQ, from the coding sequence ATGTCAAAAAAACGCCAATGGAACGATAAGTATGTTGCTTATGGATTCACTTGTACAACAGAAAAAGATGGTACGCAACGACCTCAATGCTTCTTATGTTCCAAGAGACTTTCAAACAGCAATCTCAAACCATCAAAGCTATTAGAGCATTTCAACAATCTGCATGGTGATGAAGGTGCAGGTCATAGCATGAACAGCTTGAAGTCAAAAAAGGCTCGATTTGATACCAGTGGTACTAGCTTAAAATTATGCCAGCCAGCAATTCAAAAGCCCCTGATAGAAGCGTCATATCAAGTGGCATATTTGtgtgcaaagaaaaaaaaactccaCACGATcgttgagaaattaataaaaccttATGCATTAATAATAGCTGAAACTGTATTGGATTCTGAAGcgcataaaaaaattcagtag